The Akkermansia muciniphila genome contains a region encoding:
- a CDS encoding MBL fold metallo-hydrolase codes for MKLCEGLHQIRVDFQVTPEIKRFAYIYLIEGTACYLVDSGVGGSEKAIFSYMEKIGRRPEEIRGIFLTHAHPDHIGSASVIRELTGCTVYASRGERRWIENIDLQFQERPIPNFHALAGASTQVDAVVTDGDVITPEPGMEIKVIGSRGHSCDGVSYWLRNREILFTGDAIPVWNDVPIYINRDWSMDTLHRLASLSPVRFYCPAWDKVYTGREGAEAISRALDLIEEIQRGVDAVMKDRPATDRAALISQICTKLGMERFLGNPLFAGTIASHLPSGMQDISSRES; via the coding sequence ATGAAGCTCTGTGAAGGACTGCACCAGATCAGGGTTGATTTCCAGGTGACGCCGGAAATCAAGCGTTTTGCGTATATCTACCTTATTGAGGGAACCGCCTGCTACCTGGTTGATTCCGGCGTTGGCGGAAGCGAGAAGGCCATTTTTTCCTACATGGAGAAAATCGGGCGCAGGCCGGAAGAGATCAGAGGGATTTTCCTGACGCACGCGCACCCGGACCACATCGGCAGCGCATCCGTCATCAGGGAACTCACGGGCTGCACCGTTTACGCAAGCCGGGGGGAGCGGCGGTGGATTGAGAATATTGACCTGCAATTCCAGGAGCGCCCCATTCCCAATTTTCACGCGCTGGCGGGGGCATCCACTCAAGTGGATGCCGTCGTCACGGACGGAGACGTCATCACGCCGGAACCGGGCATGGAAATCAAGGTTATAGGCTCCAGGGGACATTCCTGCGACGGCGTCTCCTACTGGCTGCGGAACCGGGAGATCCTGTTTACCGGAGACGCCATTCCCGTGTGGAATGACGTTCCCATTTACATCAACAGGGACTGGAGCATGGATACCCTGCACCGCCTGGCGAGTCTTTCCCCGGTACGGTTTTACTGCCCCGCATGGGACAAGGTTTACACAGGCCGGGAAGGCGCGGAAGCCATCTCCCGGGCGCTGGACCTCATTGAAGAGATCCAGAGGGGCGTGGATGCCGTGATGAAGGACCGGCCCGCGACGGACAGGGCCGCACTGATCAGTCAAATCTGCACGAAACTGGGCATGGAAAGATTTTTAGGAAATCCCCTCTTTGCCGGAACAATCGCGTCCCACCTGCCCTCCGGGATGCAGGACATTTCTTCACGGGAATCTTAA
- a CDS encoding DUF1330 domain-containing protein: MSYYFIVTVSLTGDAHSPYDSYVREVKPIVEKHGGEYLVRTSEVIPLTDGWKPDRVIVIRFPSREKLERCFASEEYRQIKSLREDSVKSHAIIVKGTDGDEAL; this comes from the coding sequence ATGAGTTACTATTTTATTGTCACGGTTTCTTTAACCGGGGATGCCCATTCCCCGTACGATTCCTATGTCAGGGAAGTCAAACCCATTGTTGAAAAGCACGGCGGAGAATACCTGGTCAGGACCAGCGAGGTCATTCCGTTGACCGACGGCTGGAAGCCGGACCGTGTGATTGTCATCCGGTTTCCCTCCCGGGAAAAGCTGGAACGCTGCTTTGCCTCGGAAGAGTACCGGCAGATCAAATCCCTGCGGGAGGATTCCGTGAAGAGCCACGCCATCATCGTGAAAGGAACGGATGGTGATGAAGCTCTGTGA